Proteins from a genomic interval of Vanessa atalanta chromosome 28, ilVanAtal1.2, whole genome shotgun sequence:
- the LOC125074554 gene encoding uncharacterized protein LOC125074554, producing the protein MVKKLSEDETVKFVTIYRENPCLWDVTSIHYKNKAMRQTALQNLCIGMEIEGFTPEDVKNKIKSIRSTYYLELDKIKKSSTSGASGNVYQPKVKCQARKLVVHLRDYFEREQQNNGALLPLNQVVDRVAEALHIGRNTVSRITREKIGQDGMSENKLSSPNKKRTKVKPITDLDDFAKAAIRNHIYGYYKRKELPTLFKLLKSFKEADLFKGGITSLRQVMKDIGFVYKKVNKRKIIMERTDIALARCSFLRKAKNISDWSNVVFLDETWLNANQTVGKSWTDDTAQSCTKVPEGKGERLIICHAEYHEEMNYEKFKDWFIGLLNNLKEPMTIIMDNAPYHSVQVNKPPNQSNRKSELVKWLNENGVTADIKMLKAELIALVRRHKPSTPTYALDEMAKEKGHQVRRLPPYHCQYNAIELIWAQIKGHTARNNTSPPFTANKMLALLQNAINKVQPVDWSKVVNKIKRDIMSDWDRDIHIDNIMDSSLIISVTDTDDEFSDNSDVPGSDMSLDE; encoded by the exons ATGGTGAAGAAGTTATCTGAAGACGAAACTGTAAAGTTTGTCACTATATACAGAGAAAATCCGTGTTTATGGGATGTAACATcaattcattataaaaacaaagctATGCGCCAAACTGCTTTGCAAAATCTGTGCATTGGTATGGAAATTGAAGGATTCACACCGGAAGatgtgaaaaacaaaataaaaagcattCGTTCGACATACTACCTTGAACTAGACAAGATTAAGAAATCATCCACATCTGGTGCTAGTGGCAATGTTTACCAACCCAAAGTGAAATG TCAGGCCAGGAAGCTTGTTGTTCACCTCCGAGACTATTTTGAAAGAGAACAACAAAATAATGGAGCGTTGTTACCATTGAATCAAGTTGTTGACCGAGTAGCTGAAGCTCTTCATATTGGCCGCAATACTGTTTCACGTATAACACGTGAGAAAATTGGCCAAGATGGGatgtctgaaaataaattatcgtcACCCAACAAAAAGCGGACTAAAGTGAAGCCAATCACAGATTTAGATGATTTTGCTAAGGCTGCTATTAGAAATCATATTTAtggttattataaaagaaaggaGCTACCCACATTATTCAAGCTTCTAAAATCGTTTAAAGAAGCTGACTTGTTCAAAGGAGGTATTACTTCGTTGCGGCAAGTTATGAAAGATATTGGTTTCGTTTACAAAAAAGTTAACAAAAGGAAGATTATTATGGAGAGGACTGACATTGCCCTAGCAAGATGTTCATTCTTAAGAAAGGCCAAAAACATAAGCGATTGGAGCAATGTTGTCTTTTTGGATGAAACGTGGCTAAACGCCAACCAGACAGTGGGTAAAAGTTGGACCGACGATACGGCACAATCGTGTACCAAAGTGCCGGAGGGCAAAGGCGAACGCCTTATTATTTGTCACGCAG agtATCATGAGGAGATGAACtacgaaaaatttaaagattggTTCATAggtctattaaataatttaaaagagccTATGACCATAATAATGGACAACGCACCCTACCATTCGGTACAAGTTAATAAACCCCCAAACCAATCCAACCGCAAAAGCGAGTTGGTAAAGTGGTTGAATGAAAACGGAGTTACAgcagatataaaaatgttaaaagcaGAGCTTATTGCCTTAGTACGACGTCATAAACCATCAACTCCTACCTATGCTCTGGACGAAATGGCAAAAGAAAAAGGCCACCAGGTCCGTCGACTACCACCCTACCATTGTCAGTATAACGCTATTGAGCTGATTTGGGCCCAAATAAAAGGTCACACCGCAAGAAATAATACATCGCCGCCATTTACGGCAAATAAGATGTTGGCCCTATTACAAAACGCCATCAACAAAGTTCAGCCTGTAGACTGGTCGAAGgttgtgaataaaataaaaagggacATTATGTCTGATTGGGATCGTGACATCCATATTGACAATATAATGGACTCATCGTTAATAATATCCGTCACAGATACAGATGATGAATTTAGTGACAATTCAGATGTTCCTGGTTCTGATATGAGTTTAGacgaataa
- the LOC125074557 gene encoding putative nuclease HARBI1 translates to MLVSVADFIGVSIASPSRIVADVSRAIARLYPSFVLLESHTRNEFYNIAGFPRVHGVIDGTHILIQSPNSNIGEEFRNRKGSFSLNVQVVSNASLMFLNVVARWPGSTHDATIFNHSDLKDYCEQGGLGNRWLLDDSGYPCKAYLLTLLLNPITQSEQRYNEAHIKTRNTIERCIGVWKRRFPILALKCRLKVQNLQAVIIATAVLHNIARKMNLQELEPEISIAIMPEENNFV, encoded by the exons ATGCTGGTATCTGTTGCTGATTTTATTGGAGTCTCAATAGCATCTCCTAGTCGTATTGTCGCTGATGTATCTAGAGCCATAGCAAGACTGTACccaagttttgttttattagaaaGTCACACTCGAAatgaattttacaatattgCGGGCTTTCCTAGAGTACATGGTGTCATAGATGGTactcatatattaatacaatcaccaa attccAACATAGGAGAGGAATTTAGAAATAGGAAAGGatcattttctttaaatgtCCAAGTGGTGAGCAATGCATCATTGATGTTTCTAAATGTTGTTGCTCGATGGCCAGGATCCACTCATGATGCAACTATATTTAATCATTCCGACTTAAAAG ATTATTGTGAACAAGGTGGACTAGGGAATCGATGGTTGCTTGATGATAGTGGCTATCCCTGTAAGGCCTATCTTTTGACACTTCTGCTAAACCCAATTACTCAATCGGAACAAAGATATAATGAAGCTCATATAAAAACCAGGAATACAATAGAAAG ATGCATTGGTGTTTGGAAGAGAAGATTCCCTATTCTAGCATTAAAATGCCGACTCAAAGTTCAAAATTTGCAAGCGGTTATTATAGCTACTGCTGTGCTACATAATATTGCGAGGAAAATGAATTTACAAGAATTAGAACCAGAAATATCAATTGCAATTATGccagaagaaaataattttgtt